Proteins co-encoded in one Plectropomus leopardus isolate mb chromosome 14, YSFRI_Pleo_2.0, whole genome shotgun sequence genomic window:
- the khdrbs1a gene encoding KH domain-containing, RNA-binding, signal transduction-associated protein 1a: MSNFESAIEPTPQKKTKMEDTKYLPELLAEKDSLDSSFTHAMKLISAEIERIQKGETKKEPEKETYLDLFATRNHKLKERVLIPTKQYPRVNFVGKLLGPQGSTIKRLQEETGAKISVLGKGSMRDKNKEEELRKGGEAKYAHLAMELHVFIEVMAPIPEAYMRMAHAMEEVKKFLIPEPGEHDPYMDPHFLNGSQDGSGRGRGGHMGRGRGGPPGAGPRGRGMPRGGPRGAMRGGGPRGGLGRGNGPRGAPSGRGGLSSAPNRGGSAARSRPPAAGAPRMLPASGMSHQQGPNSGTQPKADGYEDYPPYDESYAEPSYEGYDSYYNQQAAPGDTEYYDYGHGEAQDSAYEPYGQDDWDNSWSNSGGGGKAPPARNSKGSYREHPYGRY, encoded by the exons ATGAGTAATTTTGAGTCCGCCATAGAGCCAACCCCGCAGAAGAAAACCAAAATGGAAGACACTAAATACCTGCCGGAGCTCCTCGCTGAAAAAGACAGCCTGGATTCATCGTTCACGCACGCCATGAAACTCATTTCTGCAG AAATTGAGAGGATTCAGAAAGGTGAAACCAAGAAAGAGCCAGAGAAGGAAACCTATCTGGACCTGTTTGCTACCAGAAATCATAAACTAAAAGAGCGGGTGCTCATTCCTACCAAGCAGTACCCAAGG GTCAACTTTGTTGGTAAGCTTTTGGGACCTCAGGGCAGCACAATCAAGAGACTCCAGGAAGAGACCGGCGCCAAGATCTCGGTTCTGGGTAAAGGCTCCATGAGGGACAAGAATAAG GAGGAAGAGCTGAGGAAGGGTGGTGAGGCCAAATATGCTCACCTGGCCATGGAACTGCATGTGTTCATTGAGGTTATGGCGCCCATACCAGAGGCCTACATGCGCATGGCTCATGCCATGGAGGAGGTCAAGAAGTTCCTTATCCCG GAACCTGGTGAGCACGACCCATACATGGATCCTCACTTCCTGAATGGATCCCAGGATGGCTCAGGCAGGGGGCGAGGTGGTCACATGGGAAGAGGCAGAGGTGGACCACCTGGTGCTGGACCAAG GGGTCGTGGGATGCCACGCGGGGGCCCTCGAGGTGCAATGCGCGGTGGCGGTCCACGCGGAGGATTAGGACGGGGAAATGGTCCAAGAGGTGCACCATCTGGTAGGGGTGGACTATCTTCTGCTCCTAACAGGGGTGGCTCAGCGGCCCGCTCCAGACCCCCTGCAGCTGGGGCTCCCAGGATGCTCCCCGCTTCAGGCATGTCCCACCAGCAGGGTCCTAATTCAGGAACGCAGCCCAAAGCTGATGGATATGAGGACTAC CCTCCATACGATGAATCGTATGCAGAGCCCTCCTATGAAGGATACGACAGTTACTACAACCAACAAGCTGCCCCTGG GGATACTGAATATTACGATTACGGACACGGAGAGGCCCAGGACTCGGCATATGAGCCTTACG gTCAGGATGACTGGGACAACTCATGGTCCAACTCTGGGGGTGGAGGCAAAGCCCCACCGGCCAGGAATTCAAAGGGATCGTATAGAGAGCATCCTTATGGAAGATACTGA
- the tmem39b gene encoding transmembrane protein 39B: MAGGRRGANRTTYCRPPLSSEPGSVSNGNHSTSSPVTGVRSRTRNGSGTCMSSPPLAAQTVVPLKHCKIPELSVDRNVLFELHLFFCHLIALFVHYVNIYKTVWWYPPSHPPSHTSLNFHLIDYNMLVFTIIILARRLIAAIVKEASQSGKLSFPHSIFLVMARFAVLTLTGWSLCRSLIYLFRTYSVLSLLFLCYPFGMYIPFFRLSCDFRRAGPLSPIASIGSKEVGSVSRGRDYFTVLKETWKQHTSQLYGVQAMPTHACCLSPDLIRKEVEYLKMDFNWRMKEVLVSSMLSAYYVAFVPVWFVKSTQYVDKRWSCELFILVSVSTSVILMRHLLPPRYCDLLHKAAAHLGCWQKVDPSLCSNVLQHIWTEEYMWPQGVLVKHNKNVYKAMGHYNVAVPSDVSHYRFYFFFNKPLRILNILIILEGAMIFYQLYSLICSEKWHQTISLALILFSNYYAFFKLLRDRIVLGKAYSYSNSSSDQKVS, translated from the exons ATGGCTGGTGGAAGGAGAGGGGCGAACCGTACCACGTACTGCAGACCTCCACTCAGCAGTGAACCAGGCTCGGTTAGCAATGGCAACCACTCGACCAGCTCCCCGGTGACAGGGGTGCGATCTCGTACAAG gaaTGGTTCGGGGACATGCATGTCCAGCCCCCCGCTGGCTGCACAGACAGTGGTTCCTCTGAAGCACTGTAAGATCCCAGAGTTATCTGTGGATCGTAATGTGCTGTTTGAACTCCACCTTTTCTTCTGCCACCTCATCGCCCTCTTTGTCCATTATGTAAACATCTACAAGACTGTGTGGTGGTACCCTCCATCACAccctccctcacacacatcACTG aattttCACCTCATTGATTATAACATGCTGGTGTTTACAATCATCATACTGGCAAGGAGGTTAATTGCAGCAATTGTTAAAGAG GCATCACAGAGTGGGAAACTATCCTTCCCTCATTCGATCTTCTTGGTGATGGCTCGGTTTGCTGTGCTAACGCTGACGGGCTGGAGTCTGTGCCGCTCCCTCATTTACCTCTTCAGAACATATTCTGTCCTCAGCCTGCTCTTCCTCTGCTACCC ATTCGGGATGTATATTCCGTTCTTTCGACTGAGCTGTGACTTCCGGCGAGCTGGCCCACTCTCCCCCATCGCCAGCATCGGCTCCAAGGAGGTGGGCAGCGTGAGCCGTGGCCGTGACTACTTTACAGTGTTGAAGGAGACGTGGAAGCAACACACAAGCCAGCTGTACGGTGTCCAGGCCATGCCGACGCACGCCTGCTGCCTCTCCCCGGATCTCATCCGCAAGGAGGTGGAGTATCTGAAGATGGACTTCAACTGGAGGATGAAGGAGGTGCTGGTCAGCTCGATGCTCAGTGCTTACTATGTGGCCTTTGTACCTGTCTGGTTTGTTAAG AGCACACAGTACGTGGACAAGCGCTGGTCTTGTGAACTGTTCATCCTGGTGTCAGTCAGTACGTCAGTCATCCTCATGAGGCACTTGTTGCCGCCTCGGTACTGTGACCTGCTTCATAAAGCTGCAGCTCATCTGGGCTGCTGGCAGAAAGTCGACCCCTCGCTCTGCTCTAACGTTCTTCAGCACAT ATGGACAGAAGAGTACATGTGGCCACAGGGAGTCCTGGTTAAACATAATAAGAACGTCTACAAAGCCATGGGTCACTACAACGTTGCGGTTCCATCAGACGTTTCACATTATCGCTTCTAT TTCTTCTTCAACAAGCCTTTACGAATATTGAACATACTCATCATCCTGGAAGGCGCCATGATATTCTACCAGCTCTACTCGTTGATATGTTCAGAAAAGTGGCATCAGACGATATCACTGGCTCTGATTCTCTTCAGCAACTACTACGCTTTCTTCAAGCTCCTCAGAGACAGAATAGTCCTAGGAAAGGCATACTCGTACTCAAACAGCTCATCAGACCAGAAAGTCAGTTAG
- the ccdc28b gene encoding coiled-coil domain-containing protein 28B: MEDKRKKRSPKVSLPQPPPPPINPRKLSVLPASKSATFSLGLPQPPSPKNRGKYKRSIGAPGQPKEVFTAVVAPPKTTRPHKEKPRAPQPAGPSKVVQSSPLQHSFLTDVSDVREMEGGLLNLLNDFHSGKLQAFGKVCSFEQLEHVREMQEKLARLHFSLDSHVEELSEDQKKCASDHNLEHLLCNLEELSTSIQKLHLAENQDLPKTSGP; this comes from the exons atggaGGACAAACGCAAGAAGCGGAGCCCAAAGGTGTCTCTCCCGcagccccctcctccccccatcAACCCCCGCAAACTCTCCGTCTTGCCTGCCAGCAAAAGTGCCACCTTCTCTCTCGGCCTGCCGCAGCCCCCCTCCCCCAAGAACAGAGGCAAGTACAAGAGGTCGATAGGAGCGCCGGGGCAGCCCAAAGAGGTGTTCACAGCTGTCGTAGCGCCACCAAAAACCACCAG GCCCCACAAGGAGAAGCCCAGGGCCCCCCAGCCTGCAGGGCCCAGTAAAGTCGTCCAGTCTTCCCCCCTGCAGCACTCCTTTCTCACAGATGTCTCAGACGTGAGAGAGATGGAAGGAGGCCTCCTCAACCTCCTCAATGACTTCCACTCAGGCAAACTACAGGCTTTCG GTAAGGTGTGCTCCTTTGAGCAGCTGGAACATGTGCGTGAGATGCAGGAGAAGTTGGCCCGACTGCATTTCAGTTTGGACAGCCACGTGGAGGAGCTTTCAGAGGACCAGAAGAAGTGTGCCTCCGACCACAACCTGGAGCACCTGCTCTGTAAC CTGGAGGAGCTCAGCACCTCAAT ACAAAAGCTCCATTTGGCTGAGAACCAGGACCTGCCCAAGACATCTGGCCCCTGA